Proteins encoded together in one Laspinema palackyanum D2c window:
- the murA gene encoding UDP-N-acetylglucosamine 1-carboxyvinyltransferase has protein sequence MTASLGSLNITNSHEADPSVLHIWGGHPLQGEVKISGAKNAALVIMAGSLLCPEPCRLRNVPSLVDAIRMGQVLSALGVDLQWNGDVLDINARDITTSEAPYELVSQLRASFFAIGPILARLGEAHVPLPGGCAIGARPVDIHVRGLQALGANVYIEHGMVHASVPGRDRRLKGAKFYLDYPSVGATETLMMAATLADGETILDNVAQEPEVIDLANFCNALGAKIRGAGTKTIVIEGVPRLHTADYPIIPDRIEAGTFLVAGAISRSDISLYPVISDHLTPVISKLKQTGAQIIAEGPDRLRVIGPDIIQATDIETLPYPGFPTDMQAQFMALLTVSNGDSLISETVFENRLRHVAELNRMGADIRVKGHTAIVRGVPHLTGAPVMATDLRASAALAIAAIAAQGKTTIQGLQHLDRGYENLDLKLQQLGVRIKREPAPPESEANSTAIQSSQSALK, from the coding sequence ATTACTGCCTCTCTCGGTTCGCTCAACATCACCAACTCTCACGAAGCTGATCCCTCGGTCCTGCACATTTGGGGAGGCCATCCCCTGCAAGGAGAAGTCAAAATCAGCGGGGCCAAAAATGCCGCATTAGTCATCATGGCCGGGTCCCTGCTCTGTCCGGAACCCTGTCGGTTACGGAACGTGCCATCCCTGGTCGATGCCATTCGCATGGGTCAAGTGCTTTCGGCCCTCGGCGTCGATCTGCAATGGAACGGCGATGTCCTGGATATCAACGCTCGGGATATCACGACTTCGGAAGCCCCTTATGAATTAGTCAGCCAACTGCGGGCGAGTTTCTTTGCCATTGGACCGATACTGGCTCGATTGGGAGAAGCCCATGTTCCCCTTCCCGGGGGCTGTGCGATCGGGGCTAGACCTGTAGATATCCACGTTCGGGGCCTGCAAGCCCTCGGTGCTAATGTCTATATCGAGCATGGTATGGTTCATGCGTCCGTTCCTGGACGCGATCGCCGCTTAAAAGGCGCTAAATTTTATCTCGACTATCCCAGCGTCGGTGCCACCGAAACCCTGATGATGGCGGCTACCCTCGCTGATGGAGAAACCATCCTGGATAATGTCGCCCAAGAACCAGAAGTCATCGATTTGGCTAACTTCTGTAACGCTCTAGGCGCAAAAATTCGCGGTGCGGGGACCAAAACCATTGTCATTGAAGGGGTTCCCCGGCTGCATACGGCTGACTATCCCATCATTCCCGATCGCATTGAAGCCGGAACCTTCTTAGTCGCTGGCGCAATTTCTCGCTCGGATATCAGTCTCTATCCCGTGATCAGTGACCATCTGACTCCGGTAATTTCCAAACTAAAGCAAACCGGCGCTCAAATCATTGCTGAAGGCCCCGATCGCCTCCGGGTGATTGGACCGGATATCATTCAGGCCACGGATATCGAAACCTTGCCCTATCCGGGATTTCCCACGGATATGCAGGCTCAATTTATGGCCTTGCTAACGGTGAGTAATGGCGATAGCCTGATTAGCGAAACCGTCTTTGAAAATCGCCTGCGCCATGTGGCTGAGTTAAATCGCATGGGAGCAGATATTCGCGTCAAAGGCCATACGGCGATCGTGCGGGGTGTCCCCCATCTGACCGGTGCTCCGGTCATGGCAACAGACCTTCGCGCCTCGGCAGCCTTGGCGATCGCGGCGATCGCAGCTCAGGGTAAAACCACCATTCAAGGGTTGCAGCACCTGGATCGCGGCTACGAAAACCTCGACCTCAAACTCCAACAGCTCGGGGTTCGGATCAAGCGCGAACCGGCTCCTCCTGAGAGCGAAGCTAACTCAACCGCCATCCAATCTTCTCAATCCGCACTAAAATGA